The following proteins are co-located in the Komagataeibacter sp. FNDCF1 genome:
- a CDS encoding (2Fe-2S)-binding protein: MNATRTVYACNLTVNGVPFCDDLPPTTILLDLLRERLGLTTLIQGCDHGHCGGCTVLVDGAPVKSCLILAISVPQAEVLTIDALPRAPDLHHVREVLGRAGPPLCSECMPARILSILALAGQGRTPSAQEIGAFMRANPCGCGRQAHAEGTGGQVADMSRSEHEDVP; the protein is encoded by the coding sequence ATGAACGCCACGCGAACTGTTTATGCCTGCAACCTTACGGTAAACGGTGTGCCCTTTTGCGATGACCTGCCGCCAACGACCATACTGCTTGACCTGTTGCGTGAACGCCTTGGCCTGACAACCCTCATACAGGGGTGTGACCACGGGCACTGCGGCGGTTGTACCGTGCTTGTGGATGGCGCGCCGGTCAAAAGCTGCCTCATTCTGGCCATCTCCGTGCCGCAGGCTGAAGTCCTGACGATTGATGCCCTGCCCCGGGCCCCTGACCTTCACCACGTGCGGGAGGTGCTGGGCAGGGCCGGTCCCCCATTATGCAGCGAATGCATGCCAGCCCGCATCCTGTCCATTCTTGCCCTGGCCGGACAGGGGCGTACCCCGTCCGCGCAGGAAATCGGGGCATTCATGCGCGCCAATCCATGTGGATGTGGCCGGCAGGCACATGCCGAAGGGACCGGGGGGCAGGTAGCGGACATGAGCCGGTCCGAACATGAGGACGTTCCATGA
- a CDS encoding peroxiredoxin translates to MALFPGWQAPDFATDTTTGPIRFHAWGQDCWRIVLTHPGDYSLPSLRAALHRARTGIPDLRLLGLSPLSMPQHDHMPNGMMVTPDMPDFTIIHDDADHIRAMWQGIAVDTGPTGIPDDEHAVFIVDPKHVIRGTISYPPAPGLRDFEEVIRIMLELDNGCSTLEPTRYAA, encoded by the coding sequence ATGGCACTTTTCCCCGGCTGGCAGGCCCCGGATTTCGCAACTGACACGACAACAGGCCCGATCCGCTTCCATGCATGGGGCCAGGACTGCTGGCGGATTGTCCTGACCCATCCGGGCGACTACAGCCTGCCCAGCCTGCGGGCAGCCCTGCACCGGGCACGGACAGGAATACCGGATCTGCGCCTGCTGGGGTTGTCCCCGCTATCTATGCCGCAGCACGATCATATGCCCAACGGCATGATGGTCACGCCCGACATGCCGGATTTCACGATCATCCATGATGATGCGGACCACATCCGTGCCATGTGGCAGGGTATTGCCGTGGATACCGGGCCAACCGGCATACCGGACGATGAGCATGCCGTCTTCATTGTGGACCCGAAGCATGTAATCCGTGGCACGATCAGCTACCCCCCTGCCCCCGGCCTGCGGGATTTTGAAGAAGTCATCCGGATCATGCTGGAACTGGACAATGGCTGTTCCACACTGGAGCCCACCCGATACGCGGCCTAA
- a CDS encoding LTA synthase family protein has product MLCAVLTTGLLLSVTGNAVISLLVAALFEVIFVSVSNIKDNILGEPLLFSDLFVARSFLQHPKFYLFSIPWYARIFVVVFLLFIVVGAFFFVNLQPMPHAIGVVMAVAALLGIRILPAAKWVVSPALARDLSHFGLPGITFLYWRRWRDSRNPPPASPLPGRAAYDAVVVIQCESFADPARLPLPAAAGSMAMPGLTLARGRACQHGALDVSGFGAYTMRSEYGVLYGRTEEELGFRAFDPFLTAAGESSHALPNRLKAAGYDSVFMHPHDIRFYNRNQLMPACGFSRIIGPEAYPHTASTDMPYVSDMALGKSIETVVRSARGPTLVYAVTMENHGPWAASSQPALGLANYLRHLANSDGMLLDLMHSLAEMDRKVLLVFFGDHRPSIPGVFTPVATRDVPYVAVPLTGDDGGSHGAGASVALSPAELHALILQLAVNPV; this is encoded by the coding sequence ATGCTGTGCGCAGTGCTTACGACAGGCCTGCTGCTGTCAGTGACCGGAAATGCCGTAATATCCCTGCTTGTGGCGGCACTGTTTGAAGTCATTTTTGTTTCCGTATCCAATATAAAAGATAACATACTGGGTGAACCGCTGCTGTTCAGCGACCTGTTTGTTGCCAGAAGCTTCCTGCAGCATCCCAAATTCTACCTGTTTTCCATACCGTGGTACGCACGCATATTCGTGGTCGTATTTTTGCTGTTCATTGTGGTTGGCGCCTTTTTCTTTGTGAACCTGCAGCCCATGCCCCATGCCATCGGGGTGGTCATGGCTGTTGCCGCCCTGCTGGGCATCCGCATCCTGCCAGCCGCGAAATGGGTGGTATCGCCAGCCCTGGCACGGGACCTGTCGCATTTTGGCCTGCCTGGCATCACCTTCCTGTACTGGCGGCGGTGGAGGGACAGCAGAAATCCGCCTCCCGCGTCCCCGCTGCCCGGCAGGGCGGCTTATGATGCGGTGGTTGTCATACAATGCGAATCATTTGCCGATCCTGCCCGCCTGCCGCTGCCTGCCGCTGCCGGGTCCATGGCCATGCCGGGGCTTACATTGGCGCGCGGCCGGGCCTGCCAGCACGGCGCGCTGGATGTCAGCGGCTTTGGCGCCTATACCATGCGATCGGAATATGGCGTGCTGTACGGACGCACGGAGGAGGAACTGGGCTTCCGTGCCTTTGACCCGTTTCTGACCGCAGCGGGGGAAAGTTCCCATGCCCTGCCCAACCGGCTGAAAGCGGCCGGGTATGACAGTGTTTTCATGCATCCCCATGACATACGCTTCTATAACCGCAATCAGTTGATGCCCGCCTGCGGCTTCAGCCGGATTATTGGGCCCGAGGCCTATCCCCACACAGCCAGTACGGACATGCCTTATGTCAGCGATATGGCGCTGGGCAAAAGCATTGAAACCGTTGTCAGATCGGCACGGGGCCCCACCCTGGTCTATGCCGTGACCATGGAAAACCATGGTCCGTGGGCTGCCAGTTCGCAGCCTGCGCTGGGGCTTGCGAACTACCTGCGGCATCTGGCCAACAGTGATGGCATGCTGCTGGATCTCATGCATTCCCTAGCGGAAATGGACAGGAAGGTCCTGCTTGTGTTCTTCGGAGACCACCGGCCTTCCATTCCCGGTGTGTTCACGCCGGTCGCCACACGCGACGTGCCGTATGTTGCCGTGCCCCTGACCGGTGATGACGGGGGCAGCCATGGCGCGGGAGCATCCGTTGCGCTATCGCCTGCGGAACTGCACGCCCTTATCTTGCAACTGGCCGTAAACCCGGTGTGA
- a CDS encoding FAD-binding oxidoreductase: MAKSALVLGGGMVGVCTAWHLARRGFDVTVVDRRAPGQETSYGNAGLIQRECVEPYNFPHDFSRLLGIALGRDNTVHYDMRAMPGLASRLWQYWRQSGPKSYPAVVRNFEAMIRHCLTEHEVMIRAAGAQDLIRPGGFKLALQSPRAFAHEARRAEFLQQEFGVGSTIMDSDMLARAEPALRERFAGAIHWTDAWAVRDPGGLVSRYADALQQAGGRLATGDAATLEADGTGWRVSTTQGPIRAEHAVVALGPWSGRLLRGMGYRYPLFVKRGYHTHYAGDAGLSTAVLDMKAGTMMVPMNMGLRVTTGVEFAALDAPPTPVQMRRSERRARQLLSLGARIEPTPWLGNRPALPDMVPVVGAAPRHRGLWLHFGHAHQGFTLGPVTGRLLAEMMNGETPYFDPQPYSPARFG; encoded by the coding sequence ATGGCAAAAAGCGCGTTGGTTCTCGGTGGTGGAATGGTCGGGGTATGTACCGCATGGCATCTTGCGCGCCGGGGTTTTGATGTCACGGTGGTGGACCGGCGGGCACCAGGGCAGGAAACCTCCTACGGCAATGCAGGCCTGATCCAGCGCGAATGTGTCGAGCCATACAATTTCCCTCATGATTTTTCCCGCCTGCTCGGCATTGCGCTGGGGCGGGACAATACCGTCCATTATGACATGCGGGCCATGCCGGGGCTGGCATCGCGGCTGTGGCAGTACTGGCGCCAGTCGGGGCCGAAATCCTATCCCGCGGTTGTCCGGAATTTCGAGGCCATGATCCGTCATTGCCTGACCGAGCACGAGGTCATGATCAGGGCCGCCGGGGCACAGGACCTGATCAGGCCGGGCGGGTTCAAGCTGGCCCTGCAGTCGCCGCGTGCATTCGCGCATGAAGCCAGACGGGCGGAGTTTCTGCAGCAGGAGTTTGGCGTGGGCTCCACCATTATGGACAGCGACATGCTGGCGCGCGCCGAACCGGCCCTGCGGGAGCGCTTTGCCGGCGCCATCCACTGGACGGATGCGTGGGCCGTGCGGGATCCGGGCGGGCTGGTGAGCCGTTATGCTGACGCTTTGCAGCAGGCGGGTGGCAGGCTGGCGACCGGTGATGCCGCCACGCTGGAAGCCGATGGCACGGGCTGGCGTGTCAGCACGACGCAGGGGCCCATACGGGCGGAACATGCGGTTGTTGCCCTTGGGCCATGGTCGGGGCGGCTGCTGCGTGGCATGGGGTATCGCTACCCGCTGTTTGTAAAGCGCGGCTACCATACCCATTATGCGGGCGACGCGGGTCTGAGCACGGCGGTGCTGGACATGAAGGCCGGCACCATGATGGTGCCCATGAACATGGGCCTGCGCGTCACCACCGGCGTGGAATTCGCGGCACTGGATGCACCGCCCACCCCTGTGCAGATGCGCAGGTCGGAAAGACGGGCCCGCCAGCTGCTGTCCCTTGGTGCACGGATCGAGCCGACGCCATGGCTGGGCAACCGGCCGGCCCTGCCCGACATGGTGCCGGTGGTGGGTGCCGCCCCACGGCACAGGGGGCTGTGGCTGCATTTCGGCCATGCCCATCAGGGTTTTACGCTTGGGCCGGTCACAGGGCGCCTGCTGGCGGAGATGATGAATGGGGAAACCCCCTATTTCGATCCGCAGCCATACAGCCCGGCCCGGTTTGGCTGA
- a CDS encoding xanthine dehydrogenase family protein subunit M, whose product MKAFSYSRPATLEAAVHAPPYSRYLAGGTNLIDLMKADVEQPEHVINIKALPLGDIRPLPGGGLGLGALATNACTAAHPLVRAHYPLLASAILAGGSPQIRNVATNGGNINQRTRCHYFYDTGMMCNKREPGAGCSAVGARSRMHAILGTSPDCMAVFPSDMCVALAVLDARINLFGPDGARQVPLRQYHCLPGRTPWVENVLRRNELVVGIELPPVPFGDHHTYLKISDPHAFAFSIISVAVGLEMEGDTIRHGRVALGGVATRPWYVPEVEEMLCDRLPSDALFHEVAGRLLQGALADKGNNEKLAIAPRVIQRALWQAVTASPQSTIMGVPAFS is encoded by the coding sequence ATGAAGGCTTTTTCCTACAGCAGGCCAGCCACGCTTGAAGCGGCAGTCCACGCACCGCCGTACAGCCGCTATCTGGCCGGTGGAACCAACCTGATCGACCTCATGAAAGCGGATGTCGAGCAACCGGAGCATGTCATAAACATAAAGGCATTGCCGTTGGGGGACATCAGGCCCCTGCCGGGCGGGGGGCTTGGGCTTGGCGCGCTGGCGACCAATGCCTGCACGGCGGCCCATCCGCTGGTCCGTGCGCACTATCCGTTGCTGGCATCGGCCATACTGGCCGGAGGCAGCCCGCAGATCCGCAATGTGGCGACCAACGGGGGCAATATCAACCAGCGCACCCGCTGCCATTATTTTTACGATACCGGCATGATGTGCAACAAGCGCGAACCCGGCGCGGGCTGTTCCGCAGTCGGTGCGCGCAGTCGCATGCATGCCATACTGGGCACCAGCCCGGACTGCATGGCGGTTTTTCCGTCCGATATGTGTGTGGCGCTGGCGGTGCTGGATGCCAGGATCAATCTGTTCGGGCCGGATGGTGCCCGACAGGTCCCGCTCAGGCAGTATCATTGCCTGCCGGGCCGGACGCCATGGGTGGAGAACGTGCTGCGCAGGAATGAACTGGTCGTGGGGATCGAACTGCCCCCGGTCCCGTTTGGCGACCACCATACCTATCTCAAGATCAGTGACCCCCACGCCTTTGCCTTTTCCATCATATCGGTCGCGGTCGGGCTGGAGATGGAGGGGGATACCATCCGGCACGGGCGGGTTGCCCTGGGTGGTGTCGCGACGCGGCCATGGTACGTACCAGAAGTAGAGGAGATGCTGTGTGACAGGCTGCCCTCGGATGCCCTGTTTCATGAAGTGGCGGGGCGTCTGCTGCAGGGCGCCCTCGCGGATAAGGGCAATAACGAGAAACTGGCCATTGCCCCCCGCGTCATCCAGCGCGCCCTTTGGCAGGCCGTTACGGCCAGTCCGCAATCCACCATTATGGGAGTGCCAGCCTTTTCCTGA
- a CDS encoding type 1 glutamine amidotransferase domain-containing protein gives MAGQMFNTASTQGTTHADDMTHPLAGRTIAILATDGVEEIELTEPANAMKKAGAHTVIVSPAKGEIQAMQADVNPTRRYPVDLPVRDAHAQAFDGLVLPGGTTSPDHLRMDENCVRFVREFVEADKPIAAICHGPWTLINAGGVRGHTLTSWPSLRADLTNAGGHWVDQEVVTDGRLVTSRNPHDLKAFCPAIVALFASVPSHAATR, from the coding sequence ATGGCAGGCCAAATGTTCAACACGGCATCCACGCAGGGCACCACCCATGCGGACGATATGACCCATCCCCTTGCAGGCCGGACCATTGCAATCCTTGCAACCGACGGGGTGGAGGAAATCGAACTGACGGAACCCGCCAACGCCATGAAAAAGGCCGGTGCGCACACGGTTATCGTCTCCCCCGCCAAAGGCGAGATCCAGGCCATGCAGGCGGACGTCAATCCAACGCGGCGCTATCCTGTCGACCTGCCTGTCCGGGACGCACATGCACAGGCATTTGACGGGCTTGTCCTGCCCGGTGGCACCACCAGTCCGGACCACCTGCGCATGGATGAGAACTGCGTGCGCTTCGTTCGCGAGTTCGTGGAGGCCGACAAGCCGATCGCTGCCATCTGCCATGGGCCATGGACCCTGATCAACGCCGGGGGCGTGCGCGGGCACACCCTGACATCCTGGCCATCGCTACGCGCGGATCTGACCAATGCAGGCGGCCACTGGGTTGATCAGGAAGTCGTGACCGACGGCAGGCTGGTCACGTCACGCAACCCCCATGACCTGAAGGCTTTCTGCCCTGCCATCGTGGCCCTTTTCGCCTCTGTGCCCAGCCACGCGGCAACCCGGTAG